GACCGGTGCCCGTTCCTCGCTGCTCATCGTCAGGACCTCCGGCTGTCGGGCTGGCGTACGGGCGCCAGCTGGGAGCGCTACCGGACCGCAGTCTAGAGGATCTGTGCCGGCTGGAACGTCCCACCCCGGTGGCGTTCAGGCGGCTGGCCGCAGGGCGTTGCGCACCCAGTGATCCACTGTGTCTGGATCGACTCCGGCGGCCATGATGGCCGCGACGGCCGGTCCTCGACCGTCTCTGAGCAGGCCCAGCAGGAGGTGCTCGGTGCCGATGTGCCGGTGCCGCAACCGCAGCGCCTCGCGCAGTGACAGTTCCAGGATCTTGCGGGCCTGTGGGGTGAAGGTGCCACCGGCGGTCCGTCGCCACCAGGGCCGCCGGGCCGGCTCCGGCGGCCGCAAGGCTCCCGCGCCGAACGTCCGCTCGACGGCGGCGCGTACCGAGTCGAGGTCGATGCCGATCTCGCGCAACGCGGCGGCGTCGGCCTCGCCGAGCGGTACGGTCGTCGGCTCGGCCGCCCGGGCCGCGTCCGCCGCCCGCGACCGCAGGTCGGCCAGGTCGGCGCCGGCGTCGCGCAGCACTCGTACGCAGAGGTCGTTCTCGTGGGCGAGCAGGGCGACGAGCAGGTGCTCGGCTCCGGCTCTCGGGTGTCGCAGCCGGTCGGCCTCGGCGCGGGCGGCACGTACCACCTGTCGGGCCTGGTCGGTGAACCGTTCGAACATCATGCCTCCCCGGACGGGCTGACCGCGGGTCGTCCCGCGTGTTTCTTGTGGACGGCTTGTCGGGTGACGTCGAGGATGTCGGCGATCTCCTGCCAGGACCATCCCTGGCGACGGGCGTTGTCGACCTGGATGGCCTCGAGGCTCTCCAGTAGCCGGCGCAGCGCGACGACCGCACGGAGGCCGACCAGCGGATCGGCGCTTCCGGCGGCGGCGGCGAGGTCCGTTGCCTGACTCATCCCGTCAATCTACGTTGACAACCCGCGTCACGTCAACCTGAGTTGACAGCGGTCGGCTGTCCCCGGGTGTCCGGCGGTCGGTCCGGCGGCAATCCGGCGGCTATCCGGCGGCTATCCGGCGGTCGGTCCGGCGGAGCCGAGCGACAGCACGCGGTCCACCGTCAGCTCGGCCAGGTCGTCGATGACCAGGGCGGCCCGCGCCAGCGCGTCCTCGGCCGGCGGGTAGTCCCGATGCGGCACGGCGACCACGACCATGCCGGCGTTGGCCGCCGAGCGCAGCCCGTTGCTGGAGTCCTCCACCGCCAGACACCGGTCGGTGGGCATCCCGAGACCCCGCGCCGAGACCTCGTACACCTCGGGGTCGGGTTTGCCGGCCCGGCACTCCTCGGTCGACACGCTCACCTGGAAGGCGTCGGTGATGCCGGCGCTGGCGAGCACCTGGTCGATCAGTTGGCGGGGCGACGAACTCGCCAACGCCAGCGGGAACCGGGCGGCGAGCCGGCGGACCGCCGCGACGGCTCCGGGGATCAACGGCAGGTCGGCGCGGTAGCGCTCGGCCATCCGGTCGATCACCTCCTGGGCGACCCGATCGGCGCCGCGACCGACGCCGAGATCGTCA
The sequence above is a segment of the Solwaraspora sp. WMMD406 genome. Coding sequences within it:
- a CDS encoding HAD family phosphatase, coding for MISAVVFDMDGVLIDTEPVWEEVRRDYVARAGGRWLPETQSRLMGMSTGEWSRYLDDDLGVGRGADRVAQEVIDRMAERYRADLPLIPGAVAAVRRLAARFPLALASSSPRQLIDQVLASAGITDAFQVSVSTEECRAGKPDPEVYEVSARGLGMPTDRCLAVEDSSNGLRSAANAGMVVVAVPHRDYPPAEDALARAALVIDDLAELTVDRVLSLGSAGPTAG
- a CDS encoding helix-turn-helix domain-containing protein, with translation MSQATDLAAAAGSADPLVGLRAVVALRRLLESLEAIQVDNARRQGWSWQEIADILDVTRQAVHKKHAGRPAVSPSGEA
- a CDS encoding Clp protease N-terminal domain-containing protein, translating into MFERFTDQARQVVRAARAEADRLRHPRAGAEHLLVALLAHENDLCVRVLRDAGADLADLRSRAADAARAAEPTTVPLGEADAAALREIGIDLDSVRAAVERTFGAGALRPPEPARRPWWRRTAGGTFTPQARKILELSLREALRLRHRHIGTEHLLLGLLRDGRGPAVAAIMAAGVDPDTVDHWVRNALRPAA